A single window of Vibrio gazogenes DNA harbors:
- the lrp gene encoding leucine-responsive transcriptional regulator Lrp — MADNYKKPSKDLDRIDRNILNELQKDGRISNVELSKRVGLSPTPCLERVRRLERQNYITGYTALLNPQYLDASLLVFVEITLNRGAPDVFEQFNTAVQKLDDIQECHLVSGDFDYLLKTRVSDMGAYRKLLGDTLLRLPGVNDTRTYVVMEEVKQTNQLVIKVR; from the coding sequence ATGGCAGACAACTATAAAAAGCCGTCCAAGGATTTAGACCGGATCGATCGCAACATTTTGAATGAATTGCAGAAAGATGGCCGGATTTCAAATGTAGAATTATCCAAACGTGTTGGACTGTCTCCAACGCCTTGTTTGGAGCGTGTGAGACGACTTGAGCGTCAGAATTATATTACCGGATACACAGCACTCTTGAATCCGCAGTATCTTGATGCGTCATTACTTGTTTTTGTTGAAATTACATTGAATCGTGGGGCTCCGGATGTATTTGAACAGTTCAATACAGCGGTGCAAAAACTAGATGATATTCAGGAATGCCATCTAGTTTCAGGAGATTTTGACTATCTGTTGAAAACTCGGGTATCTGATATGGGGGCCTATCGTAAGCTTTTGGGCGATACGCTACTACGACTGCCTGGCGTAAACGATACTCGAACCTATGTCGTGATGGAAGAAGTGAAACAGACAAATCAGTTAGTCATTAAAGTTCGTTAG
- the miaE gene encoding tRNA isopentenyl-2-thiomethyl-A-37 hydroxylase MiaE, producing MTNSDQYQQLLQPIHNFLQCETPEAWICEAQKPENLKIILIDHLLCELKAGQSAMYLIRKYAVDATSASALLAWFKPYEDFAYRKLGTLTDLKGKSQLSKTIMAKADSSYSQDLIDKMVLLIKEELHHFYQVLEIMEKKGIPYENIPAGRYAKRLLSQVKTYEPDALIDKLIIGAYIEARSCERFAKLAPYMDDDIAKFYVSLLRSEARHYQDYLTLAQQIAHQDISKRIEAIGKAEAELILSPDSCFRFHSGSPAESLRESPVHE from the coding sequence ATGACCAATAGCGACCAGTATCAACAATTACTCCAACCCATTCATAACTTTCTACAATGTGAGACCCCCGAAGCGTGGATTTGCGAGGCGCAAAAGCCGGAGAATTTAAAAATCATTCTGATTGATCATCTTTTATGTGAGTTGAAGGCTGGCCAATCGGCAATGTATCTCATCCGTAAGTACGCGGTTGATGCGACAAGTGCATCGGCTCTGCTTGCATGGTTTAAACCTTATGAAGATTTCGCTTATCGCAAGTTAGGTACTCTGACGGATCTGAAAGGGAAAAGTCAGCTATCCAAAACGATCATGGCAAAAGCTGATTCGTCATACAGCCAAGATTTAATCGACAAAATGGTTTTACTGATCAAAGAAGAGCTCCATCACTTCTATCAAGTGCTGGAGATCATGGAGAAAAAAGGGATTCCTTATGAGAATATTCCTGCTGGTCGTTATGCAAAAAGGCTATTATCGCAAGTAAAAACTTATGAGCCAGATGCTCTCATCGACAAGTTAATCATTGGTGCTTATATTGAAGCAAGATCATGTGAACGTTTTGCCAAACTCGCACCCTACATGGATGATGATATCGCAAAGTTTTATGTGTCTTTGTTACGTTCCGAAGCGCGACACTATCAAGACTACTTGACACTGGCCCAACAAATTGCGCATCAAGATATTTCTAAACGGATCGAGGCGATAGGAAAAGCAGAAGCCGAACTGATCCTTTCTCCCGACTCTTGTTTCAGATTTCACAGTGGTTCCCCTGCTGAGTCACTGAGAGAATCACCTGTCCATGAATAG
- the lapB gene encoding lipopolysaccharide assembly protein LapB → MLEILFLLLPIAAAYGWYMGHRSAQQDKQKQSHQISRQYVTGLNLLLSDQSDKAVDHFIELLQVDDETIDTHLALGNLFRSRGEVDRAIRIHQNLISRSGLTIDQKNLSLQQLAKDYMVAGFLDRAERIFEQLIEEPEHRESALIQLTSIYQQTREWMKAIECAHALVKLGRKKMRKSIAYFWCELAVDAQSMRDDMKAIQIYKKALSEDPKCVRASIGLGKLYLEKEDYRNTIRYMEMVLEQDVDYVSEILPTLAECYHHSGHEQGLIEFLRKCIAHQAGASSELMLAQLVAHHEGVGSALDLLTKQLVKNPTMKGFYRLMDYHLAEAEEGRAKKSLSALQSMVGEQMRIKPHYRCRKCGFSSHSLYWHCPSCKSWGEVKPIRGLDGE, encoded by the coding sequence ATTGCTGCTGCTTATGGTTGGTATATGGGGCACCGCAGCGCTCAGCAAGACAAGCAGAAACAATCTCACCAAATATCCCGTCAATATGTTACGGGGCTTAACCTGCTGTTATCTGATCAATCGGATAAAGCGGTTGATCATTTTATCGAACTACTTCAGGTCGATGATGAGACGATCGACACCCATTTAGCTCTCGGTAACTTATTTCGTTCTCGAGGTGAAGTTGATCGAGCGATTCGAATTCACCAGAATCTGATTTCTCGCTCAGGGTTAACTATCGATCAAAAGAACCTCTCTCTTCAACAGTTGGCAAAAGATTATATGGTTGCTGGTTTTTTGGATCGGGCGGAGCGTATTTTCGAACAACTTATTGAAGAACCTGAACATCGAGAGTCAGCATTAATTCAATTAACGTCGATTTATCAGCAAACCCGGGAATGGATGAAAGCCATAGAGTGTGCTCATGCTTTGGTGAAACTCGGCCGCAAAAAGATGCGTAAGAGTATTGCTTATTTTTGGTGTGAGCTTGCAGTAGATGCGCAATCCATGCGTGATGACATGAAAGCGATACAAATATACAAAAAAGCGCTATCGGAAGATCCGAAATGTGTCAGAGCAAGTATTGGTTTAGGGAAGCTTTATCTGGAGAAAGAAGATTATCGGAATACCATTCGTTATATGGAAATGGTACTTGAACAGGATGTCGATTATGTCAGTGAAATTTTACCGACGCTTGCCGAGTGTTATCACCATTCTGGTCATGAACAGGGACTGATTGAATTTTTAAGAAAATGTATCGCCCATCAAGCGGGTGCTTCATCAGAACTCATGTTAGCTCAGTTGGTCGCTCACCATGAAGGTGTTGGTTCGGCTTTGGATCTACTGACAAAACAGTTGGTGAAGAATCCGACCATGAAGGGGTTCTACCGATTGATGGATTATCATTTAGCGGAAGCTGAAGAAGGTCGGGCGAAAAAAAGTTTATCTGCATTGCAAAGTATGGTTGGTGAGCAAATGAGGATAAAGCCTCATTATCGCTGCCGGAAATGTGGTTTCTCTTCTCATTCATTGTATTGGCACTGTCCATCGTGTAAGAGCTGGGGAGAGGTTAAACCGATTCGGGGTTTAGATGGAGAGTAA
- the pyrF gene encoding orotidine-5'-phosphate decarboxylase encodes MGEPRVIVALDYDNQAEALHFVDQIDPQHCRLKVGKEMFTLFGPDFVRALHQRGFSVFLDLKFHDIPNTCAKAVRAAAEMGVWMVNVHASGGERMMTAAREILEPYGADRPILIGVTVLTSMSQHDLADIGLNVLPQEQVLRLATLTKNSGLDGVVCSAQEARQLKEQLGQSFQLVTPGIRPAGSDVGDQLRIMTPQEAISAGSDYLVIGRPITQAQAPASVLESINHSLCR; translated from the coding sequence ATGGGCGAGCCGAGAGTCATTGTGGCACTGGATTATGATAATCAAGCTGAAGCATTACATTTTGTTGATCAGATTGATCCTCAGCATTGCCGTTTGAAAGTCGGGAAGGAAATGTTCACGTTATTTGGTCCTGATTTTGTGCGAGCATTACACCAACGTGGCTTCTCCGTTTTTTTGGACCTGAAATTTCACGATATCCCTAACACTTGTGCCAAAGCAGTGAGAGCTGCGGCAGAGATGGGAGTCTGGATGGTGAATGTTCATGCCAGCGGTGGTGAACGTATGATGACTGCCGCTCGAGAAATACTTGAGCCTTATGGGGCAGATAGACCAATACTGATTGGTGTGACGGTTTTAACCAGTATGTCTCAACACGATTTGGCTGATATCGGGCTGAATGTGCTTCCTCAAGAGCAAGTGCTTCGTCTTGCGACATTGACAAAAAATTCTGGGCTTGATGGTGTCGTGTGTTCTGCTCAGGAAGCGCGCCAGCTAAAAGAGCAACTGGGTCAGTCGTTTCAACTCGTGACGCCAGGAATTCGTCCGGCAGGGAGTGATGTGGGTGACCAACTGCGGATTATGACGCCTCAGGAAGCGATTTCAGCGGGTTCTGACTATTTGGTGATTGGCAGGCCGATTACTCAAGCACAAGCTCCTGCATCGGTTCTGGAGAGTATTAACCATTCACTTTGTCGATAG
- the cysB gene encoding HTH-type transcriptional regulator CysB, which translates to MKLQQLKYIVEVVNHSLNVSATAESLYTSQPGISKQVRLLEDELGIQIFERSGKHLTQVTSAGEDIVKISQEILSRVEGIKAVASEHTHPEMGTLNISTTHTQARYALPDVIKGFTARYPKVSLHMHQGTPSQMSEAIAKGIANFAIATEALHLYQDAIMLPCYHWNRSIVVPKGHPLAQRDKLSIEELATYPLVTYVFGFTGRSELDMAFDRIGMSPRVVFTATDADVIKTYVRIGMGVGVIASMAVDKVRDADLVAIDASHIFGSSTTSIGFRRGTFLRSYMFDFMERFAPHLTRPVVEQAISLKSNQEIEEMFKDIQLPVR; encoded by the coding sequence ATGAAGTTACAGCAGTTAAAATACATTGTGGAAGTAGTGAATCATAGCTTAAATGTTTCAGCTACAGCCGAAAGTTTGTACACATCTCAACCGGGAATCAGTAAGCAAGTTCGTTTACTTGAAGATGAGCTTGGGATTCAGATATTTGAACGGAGTGGTAAACATCTGACTCAGGTGACTTCTGCCGGGGAAGACATCGTTAAAATCTCACAGGAAATCCTTTCTCGGGTTGAAGGAATTAAAGCCGTTGCCAGTGAACACACTCACCCGGAAATGGGGACATTGAATATCTCGACAACTCATACACAAGCCCGTTATGCGCTGCCGGATGTGATCAAAGGGTTTACTGCCAGATATCCTAAAGTTTCTTTGCATATGCATCAAGGCACGCCGAGTCAGATGTCAGAAGCGATTGCAAAAGGGATTGCGAACTTTGCTATCGCAACTGAAGCACTGCATTTGTATCAAGATGCAATCATGTTACCTTGTTACCACTGGAATCGTTCGATCGTGGTGCCAAAAGGGCATCCTTTAGCACAACGAGATAAGCTCAGCATCGAAGAGTTAGCGACATATCCCTTGGTTACTTATGTATTTGGGTTTACAGGGCGCTCTGAACTGGATATGGCATTTGATCGAATCGGAATGAGTCCGCGAGTTGTCTTTACCGCCACTGATGCCGATGTGATTAAAACTTATGTCCGAATCGGTATGGGGGTTGGGGTGATTGCCAGTATGGCAGTAGATAAAGTCCGTGATGCAGATCTAGTCGCTATTGATGCAAGCCATATTTTTGGTTCGAGCACCACGAGTATCGGTTTTCGTCGAGGGACTTTTTTGCGTTCTTATATGTTTGATTTTATGGAACGTTTCGCACCTCATTTGACTCGTCCAGTAGTGGAACAGGCGATATCTCTGAAATCAAATCAGGAAATTGAAGAGATGTTTAAGGACATTCAATTGCCGGTGCGCTAA